One segment of Manihot esculenta cultivar AM560-2 chromosome 4, M.esculenta_v8, whole genome shotgun sequence DNA contains the following:
- the LOC110612757 gene encoding uncharacterized protein LOC110612757, with product MVVRLVTVLFFALALSGVQLSTCHVLKGNLTCLDCSSHYDFSGIKVVVKCANVKKLATSTATSEGSFEVELPIESSSSTPLNCVAKIVGGSSQMYASRKKMVSRIARSQEDSLLLPSPLHPLHLGS from the exons ATGGTGGTTCGTCTTGTTACAGTGCTGTTCTTTGCTTTGGCTCTTTCTGGGGTTCAGCTCTCAACTTGCCATGTCCTCAAAGGGAACCTCACTTGCCTTGATTGCAGTAGCCATTATGACTTCTCAG GCATCAAGGTTGTAGTGAAGTGTGCTAATGTAAAAAAGTTAGCTACAAGCACAGCAACAAGTGAAGGCTCCTTTGAGGTTGAGCTTCCTATAGAGAGTAGCTCAAGTACTCCATTGAATTGCGTAGCCAAGATAGTGGGTGGTTCAAGCCAGATGTATGcctcaaggaagaagatggtgTCAAGGATTGCGAGAAGCCAAGAAGATTCACTCCTCTTGCCTTCTCCACTACATCCCCTCCACTTGGGAAGCTAA